The following proteins come from a genomic window of Neptunomonas concharum:
- a CDS encoding microcin C ABC transporter permease YejB has translation MAAYIFRRLLLIIPTLIGILTINFLIIQAAPGGPVEQTLAHLEGMSNSAIPSGSGGEITSNGESGYRGGRGLDPKLIAEIEALYGFDKPAWERYLQMLGNYLTFDFGKSFYSDKTVIELIVEKLPVSISLGLWTTLLTYLISIPLGIRKAVRDGTPFDVWSSTAIIIGYAIPNFLFAIMLIVLFAGGSYFDWFPLRGLTSSDFDQLSWYGKIIDYFWHITLPVVASVISSFATLTMLTKNSFLDEINKQYVLTARAKGLSESGVLHGHIFRNAMLIIIAGMPAALIGIFFTGSMLIEVIFSLDGLGLLGYESVINRDYPVIFGTLYIFTLIGLLMKLVSDITYVLVDPRIDFESREH, from the coding sequence ATGGCAGCCTACATTTTTCGTAGACTTTTACTGATCATTCCTACACTGATTGGTATCTTGACTATTAACTTTCTGATTATCCAAGCCGCTCCAGGAGGACCAGTTGAGCAGACACTGGCGCACCTTGAAGGCATGAGCAACAGCGCTATTCCTAGTGGTTCAGGTGGAGAGATAACCAGCAATGGTGAGTCAGGTTATCGCGGTGGACGTGGTTTAGATCCCAAGCTTATTGCCGAAATTGAAGCCCTCTACGGCTTTGATAAGCCTGCGTGGGAGCGTTATTTACAAATGCTGGGTAACTACCTGACCTTTGATTTCGGTAAAAGCTTTTACAGCGATAAGACGGTAATCGAATTGATCGTGGAAAAACTCCCCGTCTCTATCTCGTTGGGTTTATGGACAACACTATTAACTTATCTCATCTCTATTCCATTAGGCATCAGAAAAGCCGTAAGAGACGGCACGCCTTTTGATGTATGGAGCAGCACTGCCATCATTATTGGCTACGCAATACCCAACTTTCTCTTTGCCATCATGCTCATCGTTTTATTTGCTGGTGGTAGCTATTTTGATTGGTTTCCTCTTCGTGGGCTCACTTCTTCAGACTTTGATCAGCTGAGTTGGTATGGAAAAATCATAGACTACTTCTGGCATATTACCTTGCCCGTAGTCGCCTCAGTCATTAGCAGTTTTGCCACCTTAACGATGCTCACTAAAAACTCATTTTTAGACGAGATTAACAAACAATACGTTTTAACAGCCCGCGCTAAAGGGTTATCCGAATCCGGTGTACTCCACGGTCATATATTCCGTAATGCCATGTTAATCATCATTGCGGGAATGCCTGCTGCACTGATTGGCATCTTTTTTACCGGCTCTATGTTAATTGAAGTGATCTTCTCCCTTGATGGGCTGGGATTGCTCGGTTATGAATCCGTTATCAATCGCGACTACCCTGTAATCTTTGGTACGCTGTATATCTTTACACTGATCGGCTTACTGATGAAGCTGGTTAGCGATATCACCTATGTTTTAGTCGACCCACGTATCGACTTCGAAAGCCGGGAGCATTAA